From Acidobacteriaceae bacterium, the proteins below share one genomic window:
- a CDS encoding carboxypeptidase-like regulatory domain-containing protein — MTKTSATMMMTMMTTTSKAARRAACSGTLALVALFGVGGIVAAAVSPSAAFAQGKKEPTVRTVTGTVEDKSGKPIDNAVVYIKDTKTLSVKSYLTNDQGEFHFTQLSMSSDYDVWAELNGKRSKTHSISMFNSKTTLTYTLKVED, encoded by the coding sequence ATGACGAAGACCTCCGCGACGATGATGATGACGATGATGACGACGACGAGTAAAGCAGCTCGGCGTGCAGCGTGCTCCGGCACGCTGGCGCTTGTTGCTTTGTTCGGAGTCGGCGGCATCGTAGCCGCTGCTGTCTCGCCGTCAGCAGCGTTCGCCCAAGGCAAAAAAGAGCCCACGGTGCGAACGGTGACCGGAACGGTGGAGGACAAGAGCGGCAAGCCGATTGACAACGCCGTGGTCTACATCAAGGACACGAAGACGCTTTCGGTGAAGAGCTACCTGACGAACGATCAGGGCGAGTTCCACTTCACCCAGCTTTCGATGTCTTCGGACTACGACGTGTGGGCGGAGTTGAACGGCAAACGCTCGAAAACGCACAGCATCAGCATGTTCAACAGCAAAACAACGCTGACGTACACGCTGAAGGTGGAAGACTAG
- a CDS encoding DNA polymerase: MSEVKLQPAMTEDYFGFLHVDLNSFFASVEQELHPEYRGKPTAVVGTMADTGTLIAASYECKAVGVKTGTKVAEARAKIPDIILVNGSHTEYAKISHKVAEAVERICPVAHVPSIDEVACQLIGREREPANARRIALAIKQAIKDDVGSTLRCSIGMAPNRYLAKIASDMQKPDGLIGLLPSQLPRAIAHLELRDLPGVGARTEARLNAKGIRTMPQLLALDVHGMYQLWDSVWGARIYHWLRGHDTGDDGAPVSSDVQKSLGHSHVLGPEHRTQEGAWAVAHKLLHKAAMRLRMEHFHTTTLAVTIKYSLTREQQERASGKVKKHTSGITQTAWGMEAKFRPCQDTLSLLEVLRGIWAQRPQGLDQQKPFFIGVTMRNLLRNDEMQTALFEEPGNRTELAATMDKLNKKYGHTTLHFAGMLPAREAAPTRIAFTQIPVEYGVDYM, encoded by the coding sequence GTGTCCGAAGTGAAGCTCCAACCCGCGATGACGGAAGATTACTTCGGCTTCCTGCACGTCGACCTGAACAGCTTTTTTGCGTCGGTCGAGCAGGAGTTGCATCCGGAGTATCGCGGTAAGCCTACGGCCGTGGTGGGCACGATGGCCGATACGGGGACGCTGATCGCAGCGAGCTATGAGTGCAAAGCCGTGGGCGTGAAGACGGGCACGAAGGTCGCCGAGGCCAGGGCGAAGATCCCGGACATCATCCTGGTGAACGGCTCGCATACGGAGTACGCGAAGATCTCGCACAAGGTGGCCGAGGCCGTGGAGCGCATCTGCCCGGTGGCGCATGTGCCTTCGATCGATGAAGTGGCGTGCCAGTTGATCGGGCGGGAGCGGGAGCCGGCGAACGCGCGCAGGATTGCGCTGGCGATCAAACAGGCGATCAAAGATGACGTGGGCTCGACGCTGCGGTGCTCGATTGGCATGGCGCCAAACCGTTATCTCGCGAAGATTGCCAGCGATATGCAGAAGCCGGATGGGCTGATTGGGCTGCTGCCGTCGCAGCTACCGAGGGCGATTGCTCACCTGGAGCTACGCGACCTGCCCGGGGTGGGAGCGCGTACGGAGGCGCGGCTAAACGCGAAGGGTATTCGCACGATGCCGCAGTTGCTGGCGCTGGATGTGCACGGCATGTATCAGCTTTGGGATTCTGTGTGGGGTGCCCGCATCTACCACTGGCTGCGCGGCCATGACACGGGCGACGATGGAGCCCCGGTATCGAGCGATGTGCAGAAATCTCTGGGGCACTCGCATGTGCTGGGGCCGGAGCATCGCACGCAGGAAGGCGCATGGGCTGTCGCGCACAAGCTGCTGCACAAAGCCGCGATGCGGCTGCGCATGGAGCACTTCCACACGACGACGCTGGCGGTAACGATCAAGTACTCGCTGACGCGTGAGCAGCAGGAGCGCGCGAGCGGCAAGGTCAAGAAGCACACCAGCGGCATTACGCAGACGGCCTGGGGCATGGAGGCGAAGTTTCGTCCATGCCAGGACACGTTGTCGCTGCTGGAGGTCCTGCGCGGGATATGGGCGCAGAGGCCGCAAGGGCTGGATCAGCAGAAACCGTTTTTTATAGGCGTAACGATGAGAAACCTGCTGCGCAACGACGAGATGCAGACAGCCTTGTTCGAAGAGCCCGGAAATCGCACAGAACTTGCAGCCACGATGGACAAGCTGAATAAAAAGTACGGCCATACGACGCTGCACTTTGCCGGAATGTTGCCTGCGAGAGAGGCCGCACCGACGCGAATCGCGTTTACACAGATCCCGGTCGAGTACGGCGTCGATTACATGTAA